From Dermochelys coriacea isolate rDerCor1 chromosome 23, rDerCor1.pri.v4, whole genome shotgun sequence, one genomic window encodes:
- the LOC119847259 gene encoding toll-like receptor 13: MPLALPLWLLAATTCARCASAFGFAWCQLPYEQPGYASCAGHGITQLGPAIASLPNSTLWLNASQNALQGLAPATFAHLPYLRELWLDRNRLRALQIGAFRGLRELELLDLSQNQLVALGPAALAELTGLRVLLLGGNALAAFHSAALAAQPSLQELHLPHNQLSRLQEVATAAGGLVNLSLLNLDSNRISAPCPGPSLLSMPFLRDLNLRNNSIAWLDLTHCSLPSLRSLNLTHNNMSRLEAGSFGAAPSLEELSLDENPLNISYLLGLPLPNLTTLHWSSMRPVLNSDLRLACQVLGNLPALTTLDIKHSKVPPSRLGQLGACTNLTWLDLSTTPLSQLREGVFRSFPRLESLLLDKCKVKQLNQSAWGRSLPRLRVLVLRRNHLTQLEDHVFQPLGSLTYLDLSRNRLTYVYKRNFLGMASLRTLLLQGCQLAAVTRDTFVYARKVETLDLSDNNLQYIKTYAFQSLHHLRTLLLSGNRILTLQKGAFKGLTSLRHLSLAQNGLYKLSQGSFLGLKALETLDLSRNRLLAYCKYDSPAPFAGLPALQSLDLSSQEARPPIWLPSKLFQGLGNLQELSLRDNPSGVFLNLSLAPLASLRSLDLSNIYPSQEGPFSLRPGLFQGLGGLRRLRLDGSSLQDLPGEVFSSLASLAWLSLRKNRLRNVSQAPLAHLPALRYLDVAENPLACSCENAWFQNWSAVEPGVQVALLDSYYCLGPGLSQGLFQAHDLSFCGADLGVFFFAGSFAATFLALAGSLARAKLGWTLRYGYYLLRAWGRGRLRRDRRGYQYDAYVSCCAEDEGWVVHTLLAKLEEEGQPRLRLCFGPRDFAPGAYYLDNVQQGVSSSRKALCLLSARALESEWCSLEIQLACARTYYQDHDPLVVVFLEDIPNYRLSPYHRLRRLVKQSSYLHWPEQPEAQLAFWTQLREALWAGTAAGRMVQFNLAE; encoded by the exons atgcccctggccctgcccctctggcTCCTTGCAGCCACCACCTGTGCCCGGTGTGCCAGCGCCTTCGGCTTTGCCTGGTGCCAGCTGCCCTATGAGCAGCCAGGCTACGCCAGCTGTGCTGGGCACGGCATCACCCAGCTGGGCCCGGCCATCGCCTCACTGCCCAACTCCACCCTCTGGCTCAATGcctcccagaatgccctgcaggGCCTGGCGCCCGCCACCTTCGCCCACCTGCCCTACCTGCGGGAGCTGTGGCTCGACCGCAACCGACTCCGCGCCCTGCAGATCGGCGCCTTCCGGGgcctgcgggagctggagctgctggacctcagCCAGAACCAGCTGGTGGCCCTGGGCCCCGCGGCGCTGGCGGAGCTGACGGGCCTGCGGGTCCTGCTTCTGGGGGGCAACGCCCTGGCCGCCTTCCACTCTGCCGCCCTGGCGGCCCAGCCCAGTCTACAGGAGCTCCACCTGCCCCACAATCAGCTCTCCCGGCTCCAGGAGGTGGCCACGGCTGCTGGCGGCTTGGTCAACCTCTCCCTCCTCAACCTGGACTCCAACCGGATCTCTGCCCcgtgccctggccccagcctgctctctaTGCCCTTCCTGCGGGACCTCAACCTGCGGAACAATAGTATCGCCTGGCTGGACCTcacccactgctccctgcccagcctgcgCTCTCTCAACCTGACCCACAACAACATGAGTCGGCTGGAGGCCGGTTCCTTCGGCGCCGCGCCCAGCCTGGAGGAGCTGAGTTTGGACGAAAACCCCCTCAACATCTCCTATCTCCTGGGCCTGCCGCTGCCCAACCTCACAACCCTGCACTGGTCCAGCATGCGCCCGGTGCTGAACTCGGACCTGCGGCTGGCCTGCCAGGTCTTGGGGAACCTGCCGGCGCTGACCACCCTGGACATCAAACACTCCAAGGTCCCACCGTCCCGGCTGGGCCAACTGGGCGCTTGCACCAACCTGACCTGGCTGGACCTGTCCACCACCCCGCTGAGCCAGCTGAGGGAGGGCGTCTTCCGCTCGTTTCCCCGGCTGGAGTCCCTCTTGCTGGACAAGTGCAAGGTCAAGCAGCTGAACCAGAGTGCCTGGGGCAGGTCGCTGCCCCGGCTCCGGGTCCTCGTCCTGCGGCGCAACCACCTCACCCAGCTGGAAGACCACGTCTTCCAGCCCCTCGGCAGCTTGACGTACCTGGACCTATCCAGGAACCGCCTGACCTACGTCTACAAGAGGAACTTTCTGGGCATGGCCTCCCTGAGGACCTTGCTTCTGCAGGGCTGCCAGCTGGCGGCCGTCACCCGTGACACCTTCGTCTACGCCCGCAAGGTGGAGACCCTGGACCTGAGCGACAACAACCTCCAGTACATCAAGACCTATGCCTTCCAGAGCCTCCATCATCTCCGCaccctgctgctctctggcaACCGCATCCTCACCCTCCAGAAAGGGGCCTTCAAGGGCCTCACCTCCCTCCGCCACCTCTCGCTGGCCCAGAATGGCCTCTACAAACTTTCCCAGGGCTCTTTCCTGGGCCTGAAGGCCCTGGAGACTCTGGACCTCAGCCGCAACCGCCTCCTGGCCTACTGCAAATACGACTCACCTGCCCCCTTCGCTGGCCTGCCGGCCCTGCAGAGCCTGGATCTCAGCTCGCAGGAGGCCCGGCCCCCCATCTGGCTGCCCTCAAAACTCTTCCAAGGGCTGGGAAACCTCCAGGAGCTCAGCCTGAGGGACAACCCCAGCGGCGTCTTCCTCAACCTCTCACTGGCTCCCTTGGCCAGCCTCCGCTCCCTGGATCTCTCCAACATCTACCCCAGCCAGGAAGGGCCCTTTAGCCTCCGCCCGGGGCTCTTCCAAGGCCTGGGTGGCCTCCGGCGGCTCCGGCTGGACGGCAGCTCCCTCCAGGACCTGCCCGGCGAGGTCTTCTCCAGCCTGGCCTCCCTGGCGTGGCTCTCGCTGCGGAAGAACAGGTTGCGGAACGTGAGCCAGGCTCCGCTGGCCCACCTGCCCGCGCTGCGCTACCTGGACGTGGCCGAGAACCCCTTGGCCTGCTCCTGCGAGAACGCCTGGTTCCAGAACTGGTCGGCGGTGGAGCCGGGGGTCCAGGTGGCCCTGCTGGACTCCTACTACTGCCTGGGGCCCGGCTTGAGCCAGGGGCTCTTCCAAGCCCACGATCTCTCCTTCTGCGGGGCGGACCTGGGCGTCTTCTTCTTCGCGGGCTCGTTCGCCGCCACCTTCCTGGCGCTGGCGGGGTCCCTGGCCAGGGCCAAGCTGGGCTGGACCCTGCGCTACGGCTACTACCTGCTGCGGgcctggggccggggccggctgCGGCGGGACCGGCGGGGCTACCAGTACGACGCCTACGTCTCTTGCTGTGCCGAGGACGAGGGCTGGGTGGTGCACACGCTGCTGGCCAAGCTGGAGGAAGAAGGGCAGCCCCGGCTCCGGCTCTGCTTCGGGCCCCGTGACTTCGCCCCCGGGGCCTATTACCTGGACAACGTGCAGCAGGGGGTGAGCAGCAGCCGCAAGGCTCTGTGCCTGCTGAGTGCCCGCGCCCTGGAGAGCGAGTGGTGCTCGCTGGAGATCCAGCTGGCCTGCGCCCGCACCTACTACCAGGACCACGACCCGCTGGTCGTCGTCTTCCTCGAGGACATCCCCAACTACCG CCTCTCCCCCTACCACCGCCTGCGGAGGCTGGTGAAGCAGAGCAGCTACCTGCACTGGCCGGAGCAGCCGGAGGCCCAGCTGGCCTTCTGGACCCAGCTGCGGGAGGCCCTGTGGGCCGGCACGGCAGCCGGGAGGATGGTGCAGTTCAACCTGGCCGAGTAA